In Taeniopygia guttata chromosome 7, bTaeGut7.mat, whole genome shotgun sequence, a single window of DNA contains:
- the BZW1 gene encoding eIF5-mimic protein 2 isoform X1, with protein sequence MNNQKPQKPTLSGQRFKTRKRDEKERFDPTQFQDCIIQGLTETGTDLEAVAKFLDASGAKLDYRRYAETLFDILVAGGMLAPGGTLADDMTRTNVCVFAAQEDLETMQAFAQVFNKLIRRYKYLEKGFEDEVKKLLLFLKGFSESERNKLAMLTGILLANGTLNASILNSLYNENLVKEGVSAAFAVKLFKSWINEKDINAVAVSLRKVNMDNRLMELFPANKQSVEHFSKYFTEAGLKELSEYVRNQQSIGARKELQKELQEQMSRGDPFKDIILYVKEEMKKNNISEQTVVTIIWSSVMSTVEWNKKEELVAEQAIKHLKQYSPLLAAFTTQGQSELTLLLKIQEYCYDNIHFMKAFQKIVVLFYKAEVLSEEPILKWYKDAHLAKGKSVFLEQMKKFVEWLKNAEEESESEAEEGD encoded by the exons ATGAATAATCAAAAGCCGCAGAAGCCGACACTATCGGGCCAGCgttttaaaaccagaaaaagag ATGAAAAAGAGAGGTTTGACCCTACTCAGTTCCAGGACTGTATTATTCAAGGTTTAACTGAAACTGGCACTGACTTGGAGGCAGTAGCAAAGTTTCTTGATGCTTCTGGTGCAAAACTTGATTATCGCCGCTATGCAGAAACACTTTTTGACATCCTGGTGGCTGGTGGAATGCTGG ccccgggcgGGACCCTGGCAGATGACATGACACGCACAAACGTCTGTGTGTTTGCAGCACAGGAAGACCTAGAAACCATGCAAGCATTTGCTCAG GTTTTTAACAAGTTAATCAGGCGTTACAAGTACTTAGAGAAAGGCTTTGAAGATGAAGTCAAAAAG TTGCTGCTGTTCCTGAAAGGGTTCTCAGAATCTGAGCGGAACAAACTGGCCATGCTGACGGGTATTCTGCTTGCCAATGGGACACTCAATGCATCAATTCTCAACAGTCTCTACAATGAGAACTTGGTTAAAGAAG GTGTTTCGGCAGCTTTTGCAGTCAAGCTGTTCAAGTCATGGATAAATGAGAAAGATATCAATGCAGTGGCTGTCAGTCTTCGCAAAGTAAACATGGACAACAGGCTCATG GAACTCTTCCCAGCCAACAAACAAAGTGTTGAACACTTCTCCAAGTACTTCACTGAAGCAGGACTCAAGGAACTTTCTGAGTATGTTCGGAACCAGCAATCCATAGGAGCTCggaaggagctgcagaaggAACTGCAGGAGCAGATGTCACGGGGAGATCCCTTCAAGGAT ATCATCTTGTATGTGAAGgaggagatgaagaaaaacaacatcTCAGAACAGACTGTGGTAACCATAATCTGGTCAAGTGTAATGAGCACAGTGGAATGGAACAAAAAGGAGGAGCTGGTAGCAGAGCAAGCCATTAAGCATTTGAAG CAATACAGCCCTCTACTTGCTGCCTTTACCACCCAAGGTCAGTCAGAGCTGACTCTTCTGTTGAAGATTCAGGAGTATTGTTATGACAACATTCACTTCATGAAGGCCTTCCAGAAAATAGTGGTGCTCTTCTACAAAG CTGAAGTTCTGAGTGAAGAACCCATCCTCAAGTGGTATAAAGATGCCCATCTTGCAAAAGGAAAGAGTGTTTTTCTGGAGCAGATGAAGAAGTTTGTTGAATGGCTCAAGAATGCTGAAGAAG AGTCGGAATCTGAAGCTGAAGAGGGTGACTGA
- the BZW1 gene encoding eIF5-mimic protein 2 isoform X2, protein MLLVQNLIIAAMQKHFLTSWWLVECWPRVFNKLIRRYKYLEKGFEDEVKKLLLFLKGFSESERNKLAMLTGILLANGTLNASILNSLYNENLVKEGVSAAFAVKLFKSWINEKDINAVAVSLRKVNMDNRLMELFPANKQSVEHFSKYFTEAGLKELSEYVRNQQSIGARKELQKELQEQMSRGDPFKDIILYVKEEMKKNNISEQTVVTIIWSSVMSTVEWNKKEELVAEQAIKHLKQYSPLLAAFTTQGQSELTLLLKIQEYCYDNIHFMKAFQKIVVLFYKAEVLSEEPILKWYKDAHLAKGKSVFLEQMKKFVEWLKNAEEESESEAEEGD, encoded by the exons ATGCTTCTGGTGCAAAACTTGATTATCGCCGCTATGCAGAAACACTTTTTGACATCCTGGTGGCTGGTGGAATGCTGG ccccgg GTTTTTAACAAGTTAATCAGGCGTTACAAGTACTTAGAGAAAGGCTTTGAAGATGAAGTCAAAAAG TTGCTGCTGTTCCTGAAAGGGTTCTCAGAATCTGAGCGGAACAAACTGGCCATGCTGACGGGTATTCTGCTTGCCAATGGGACACTCAATGCATCAATTCTCAACAGTCTCTACAATGAGAACTTGGTTAAAGAAG GTGTTTCGGCAGCTTTTGCAGTCAAGCTGTTCAAGTCATGGATAAATGAGAAAGATATCAATGCAGTGGCTGTCAGTCTTCGCAAAGTAAACATGGACAACAGGCTCATG GAACTCTTCCCAGCCAACAAACAAAGTGTTGAACACTTCTCCAAGTACTTCACTGAAGCAGGACTCAAGGAACTTTCTGAGTATGTTCGGAACCAGCAATCCATAGGAGCTCggaaggagctgcagaaggAACTGCAGGAGCAGATGTCACGGGGAGATCCCTTCAAGGAT ATCATCTTGTATGTGAAGgaggagatgaagaaaaacaacatcTCAGAACAGACTGTGGTAACCATAATCTGGTCAAGTGTAATGAGCACAGTGGAATGGAACAAAAAGGAGGAGCTGGTAGCAGAGCAAGCCATTAAGCATTTGAAG CAATACAGCCCTCTACTTGCTGCCTTTACCACCCAAGGTCAGTCAGAGCTGACTCTTCTGTTGAAGATTCAGGAGTATTGTTATGACAACATTCACTTCATGAAGGCCTTCCAGAAAATAGTGGTGCTCTTCTACAAAG CTGAAGTTCTGAGTGAAGAACCCATCCTCAAGTGGTATAAAGATGCCCATCTTGCAAAAGGAAAGAGTGTTTTTCTGGAGCAGATGAAGAAGTTTGTTGAATGGCTCAAGAATGCTGAAGAAG AGTCGGAATCTGAAGCTGAAGAGGGTGACTGA